DNA sequence from the Arthrobacter sp. V1I9 genome:
TTAACCGCGATGGAGATGGGGAAGATCAACTCGGAGGCGTTCGGCCCCACCACCACACCGCCGATCACCGTTCCGGAGCCCTTGCGGGCGAAGATCTTCACGAAGCCGTCCTTATGGTTTCGCATCTTCGCGCGCGCGTTGCTGCGCAGCGAAAGCTTGACCACGTCACCCTGGTACTTGCCGGAGTCAATCTCTGCCTCGGAAACGCCCACGTTAGCGATTTCGGGCGAGGTGAAGATGTTGGAGGCAACCTGGTGCAGCTTGAGCGGGGTGACACTGTCGCCCATAAAGTGGGCCACGGCGATGCGGCCCTGCATGGCGGCCACCGAGGCAAGCGGCAGCACCCCGGTGCAGTCACCCGCGGCGTAAATGTTAGGAGCGGTGGTCCGGGAGACGCCGTCCACCTTGATGTGGCCGCTCTCGCTGACCGCCACGCCGGCTTCTTCCAAACCGATGCCTGCGGTGTTGGGGATGGAGCCCAGGCAGAGGAGGCAGTGGCTGCCGGTTACCTTGGACCCGTCGCTGAGGGTGACCACAACGCCGTCCTCGGTCCGTTCCACGGACTCGGCGCGGGAGCGGGACAGGACGCGGACGCCGCGGCGCTCGAACACTTCCTCCAGCACCACTGCTGCATCCACATCGGATCCGGGAAGAACGCGGTCGCGGCTGGAAATCAGCGTGACCTTGGAACCCAAGCCGTTGTAGGCGGAGGCGAACTCGGCTCCCGTCACACCGGAACCCACAACGATCAGGTCCTCGGGCAGTTCATCGAGATCGTAAATCTGCGTCCAGTTGAGGATTCGCTCGCCGTCCGGCCGGGCCGTGGCAAGCTCACGCGGATGGGCGCCCACCGCGAGCAGGATGGTGTCCGCCTCCACGGTTTCCGTCCCCTCCGCCGTGAGGACCTCAATGGTGTGGTCGTCCACGAGCCGGCCGGAGCCGGTCAGGATGCGGACGCCCTGGTTGGCCAGGCCGTCATGGATGTCCTTGGACTGGCTGCGCGCCAGGTTGAGGAGGCGGTCGTTGATGTGCTTCAGGTCCGCACGCATCACCGGCACAAAGTCGCCGCCGTCGACGTCGAACTTTACACCCAGCTCCCCCGCCTCGGCGACGCGGGTCATCAGGTCCGCCGTGGCAATCAGCGTCTTGGAGGGGACGACGTCGGTGAGTACGGCCGAGCCGCCCAGCCCCGCCCGTTCGATGATCGTGACCTGCGCTCCGAGCGAGGCGGCCACCATGGCAGCTTCGTATCCGCCGGGACCACCTCCCAGGATTGCGATCCGGGGTGAGCTGAAATCTGGATGCGTAGTCACAATCAATCATTGTCCTGCATCCTCCCCTGACCACCAAAGAAAACGGTCTCTCACGAAAGCGGGCCAAGGGTGGGCGCAGGCGGAGCGGCAGGATAACTTGTACCAGTGAGTACAACAGACTTCCTGAACACCGATCCCTTCGCTGCCGCGCGTGCCGCTGCCGAGTACATTGCCGAGGAAACGGGCGTGGACAGCCACGACG
Encoded proteins:
- a CDS encoding NAD(P)H-quinone dehydrogenase — encoded protein: MTTHPDFSSPRIAILGGGPGGYEAAMVAASLGAQVTIIERAGLGGSAVLTDVVPSKTLIATADLMTRVAEAGELGVKFDVDGGDFVPVMRADLKHINDRLLNLARSQSKDIHDGLANQGVRILTGSGRLVDDHTIEVLTAEGTETVEADTILLAVGAHPRELATARPDGERILNWTQIYDLDELPEDLIVVGSGVTGAEFASAYNGLGSKVTLISSRDRVLPGSDVDAAVVLEEVFERRGVRVLSRSRAESVERTEDGVVVTLSDGSKVTGSHCLLCLGSIPNTAGIGLEEAGVAVSESGHIKVDGVSRTTAPNIYAAGDCTGVLPLASVAAMQGRIAVAHFMGDSVTPLKLHQVASNIFTSPEIANVGVSEAEIDSGKYQGDVVKLSLRSNARAKMRNHKDGFVKIFARKGSGTVIGGVVVGPNASELIFPISIAVKQKLHVDDVASTFTVYPSLTGSISEAARRLHVHL